From Cellulomonas chengniuliangii, the proteins below share one genomic window:
- a CDS encoding pyridoxal phosphate-dependent aminotransferase, which yields MTQNTIQPRSRVSERVGAIAESATLAVDAKAKALKAAGRPVIGFGAGEPDFPTPDYIVEAAVAAAREPASHRYSPTAGLPALREGIAAKTLRDSGYEVSPANVLVTNGGKQAVYQAFASIVDPGDEVLLPAPYWTTYPEAIRLPGGVPVEVVAGADQGYLVTVEQLEAARTERTKALLFCSPSNPTGAVYSPEQTEEIGRWALEHGIWVITDEIYEHLTYDGAVFTPIVRVVPELADTTIVLNGVAKTYAMTGWRVGWMIAPSDVIKAATNLQSHLSSNVANVSQRAALAAVTGDLTAVERMREAFDRRRRTMVEMLTAIDGVALPTPQGAFYAYPSVEGVLGRTIRGVTPTTSVELAALILEQAEVAVVPGEAFGPSGFLRLSYAIGDDDLVEGVGRIQRLLAEAE from the coding sequence GTGACCCAGAACACGATCCAGCCCCGGTCCCGCGTCTCCGAGCGCGTGGGCGCCATCGCCGAGTCCGCGACGCTCGCGGTCGACGCCAAGGCCAAGGCGCTCAAGGCGGCGGGCCGCCCGGTGATCGGGTTCGGCGCCGGGGAGCCTGACTTCCCGACCCCCGACTACATCGTCGAGGCCGCCGTCGCCGCCGCCCGCGAGCCCGCGTCGCACCGGTACTCCCCCACCGCCGGGCTGCCGGCGCTCCGCGAGGGCATCGCGGCGAAGACGCTGCGCGACTCCGGCTACGAGGTCTCCCCCGCGAACGTGCTGGTGACCAACGGCGGCAAGCAGGCGGTCTACCAGGCGTTCGCGTCGATCGTGGACCCGGGCGACGAGGTGCTGCTGCCCGCCCCGTACTGGACGACGTACCCCGAGGCGATCCGGCTGCCTGGCGGCGTGCCCGTCGAGGTGGTCGCCGGCGCCGACCAGGGCTATCTCGTGACCGTGGAGCAGCTCGAGGCGGCGCGCACCGAGCGGACCAAGGCGCTGCTGTTCTGCTCCCCCTCGAACCCCACCGGGGCCGTGTACTCCCCCGAGCAGACCGAGGAGATCGGCCGCTGGGCGCTCGAGCACGGCATCTGGGTCATCACGGACGAGATCTACGAGCACCTGACCTACGACGGCGCGGTCTTCACCCCGATCGTGCGGGTGGTGCCGGAGCTCGCCGACACGACCATCGTGCTCAACGGCGTCGCGAAGACCTACGCGATGACCGGCTGGCGGGTGGGCTGGATGATCGCCCCCTCCGACGTGATCAAGGCGGCGACGAACCTGCAGTCGCACCTGTCCTCGAACGTGGCCAACGTCTCCCAGCGGGCCGCTCTCGCCGCGGTCACCGGCGACCTGACGGCCGTCGAGCGGATGCGCGAGGCCTTCGACCGGCGGCGGCGCACCATGGTGGAGATGCTCACCGCCATCGACGGCGTGGCCCTCCCCACCCCGCAGGGCGCCTTCTACGCGTACCCCTCGGTGGAGGGCGTGCTGGGCCGCACGATCCGCGGCGTGACCCCGACCACCTCGGTCGAGCTCGCCGCGCTGATCCTCGAGCAGGCGGAGGTCGCGGTGGTCCCCGGCGAGGCGTTCGGCCCCAGCGGGTTCCTGCGGCTCTCGTACGCGATCGGCGACGACGACCTCGTCGAGGGCGTCGGCCGGATCCAGCGGCTGCTCGCCGAGGCCGAGTGA
- the rplK gene encoding 50S ribosomal protein L11, with the protein MPPKKKVTGLIKLQIKAGAATPAPPIGPALGQHGVNIMEFCKAYNAATESQRGDVVPVEITVYEDRSFTFITKTPPAAELIKKAAGVAKGSPTPHTVKVATLTADQVREIASTKLVDLNANDLAAAEKIIAGTARSMGINVQA; encoded by the coding sequence ATGCCTCCCAAGAAGAAGGTCACCGGCCTGATCAAGCTCCAGATCAAGGCTGGGGCTGCCACGCCGGCGCCGCCGATCGGACCCGCACTGGGTCAGCACGGCGTCAACATCATGGAGTTCTGCAAGGCGTACAACGCGGCGACCGAGTCGCAGCGTGGGGACGTCGTGCCCGTGGAGATCACGGTCTACGAAGACCGCTCCTTCACGTTCATCACGAAGACCCCGCCGGCCGCCGAGCTGATCAAGAAGGCCGCTGGCGTCGCCAAGGGCTCGCCCACGCCGCACACGGTCAAGGTCGCCACGCTGACCGCCGACCAGGTGCGCGAGATCGCCAGCACCAAGCTGGTCGACCTCAACGCGAACGACCTGGCTGCCGCCGAGAAGATCATCGCCGGCACCGCACGGTCCATGGGCATCAACGTCCAGGCCTGA
- the rplJ gene encoding 50S ribosomal protein L10, translated as MARPDKAAAVAELTDAFRDSNAAVLTEYRGLTVAQLKQLRRALSGNATYAVVKNTLTAIAAKQAGIESLDADLQGPSAIAFVTGDPVEAAKGLRDFAKANPALVIKGGVLEGRSLTAAEINTLADLESREVLLAKTAGVLKASLFQAAYLFTAPAAQAARTVDALRAKREESTEEAA; from the coding sequence ATGGCGAGGCCGGACAAGGCAGCCGCAGTCGCAGAGCTCACGGACGCGTTCCGTGACTCGAACGCGGCCGTGCTGACCGAGTACCGCGGGCTCACCGTCGCCCAGCTCAAGCAGCTGCGGCGCGCGCTCAGCGGCAACGCAACCTACGCCGTGGTGAAGAACACGCTGACCGCCATCGCGGCCAAGCAGGCCGGCATCGAGAGCCTCGACGCCGACCTCCAGGGCCCCTCGGCCATCGCCTTCGTCACCGGTGACCCGGTGGAGGCGGCCAAGGGACTGCGTGACTTCGCCAAGGCGAACCCCGCGCTGGTCATCAAGGGTGGTGTCCTCGAAGGACGCTCCCTGACCGCTGCGGAGATCAACACCCTCGCGGACCTCGAGTCCCGCGAGGTCCTGCTGGCCAAGACGGCCGGCGTGCTCAAGGCGTCGCTCTTCCAGGCGGCGTACCTCTTCACGGCGCCTGCGGCTCAGGCTGCGCGCACCGTCGACGCCCTGCGCGCGAAGCGCGAGGAGTCCACCGAAGAAGCAGCCTGA
- the rplA gene encoding 50S ribosomal protein L1, whose protein sequence is MAKHSKAYNAALEKIEPNKLYAPLEAVRLAQATSTTKYDATVEVAFRLGVDPRKADQMVRGTVNLPHGTGKTARVLVFATGERAEQARAAGADIVGGDELIEKVAAGYTDFDSAVATPDLMGKVGRLGKVLGPRGLMPNPKTGTVTMDVAKAVNDIKGGKIEFRVDKHGNLHFIIGKTSFSDVQLVENYAAALDEVLRLKPSASKGRYITKATFSTTNGPGILVDQNKVKNLTVEETDAA, encoded by the coding sequence ATGGCTAAGCACAGCAAGGCGTACAACGCCGCGCTCGAGAAGATCGAGCCGAACAAGCTCTACGCGCCGCTCGAGGCCGTGCGCCTCGCGCAGGCCACGTCGACGACGAAGTACGACGCGACGGTCGAGGTGGCCTTCCGCCTCGGCGTCGACCCCCGCAAGGCGGACCAGATGGTCCGTGGCACCGTCAACCTGCCGCACGGCACCGGCAAGACCGCTCGGGTCCTGGTCTTCGCCACGGGTGAGCGTGCCGAGCAGGCTCGGGCCGCCGGAGCCGACATCGTCGGTGGCGACGAGCTCATCGAGAAGGTCGCCGCGGGTTACACGGACTTCGACTCCGCTGTCGCCACGCCGGACCTCATGGGCAAGGTCGGCCGCCTCGGAAAGGTCCTGGGCCCGCGCGGGCTCATGCCGAACCCGAAGACCGGCACGGTGACCATGGACGTCGCGAAGGCCGTCAACGACATCAAGGGCGGCAAGATCGAGTTCCGCGTCGACAAGCACGGGAACCTGCACTTCATCATCGGCAAGACGTCGTTCTCCGACGTGCAGCTGGTGGAGAACTACGCCGCGGCGCTCGACGAGGTCCTGCGGCTCAAGCCGTCCGCCTCGAAGGGCCGCTACATCACCAAGGCGACGTTCTCGACGACGAACGGCCCCGGCATCCTCGTCGACCAGAACAAGGTGAAGAACCTGACGGTCGAGGAGACCGACGCGGCCTGA
- a CDS encoding ABC transporter permease, whose protein sequence is MTAVDPRRPADAPARGRLPGVLRLGLSRTWLELRLFFRERDAIVFILAYPVIMLAIFSTVFGQDGNRVGPPPGIPYAQYFLPGMVATGVMLSSFQSVALMIATERDEGGLKRLRATPLPASAYFLGKVGQVLVISIGQTALLLLLAATAFDVPMPRGGAWLTFAWVFVLGTATGTVCGVAFSSAPRSGRSAAAVVTPIVLVLQFISGVFFVFNDLPAWMQQVASVFPLKWMAQGMRSVFLPAEAESFEVAGSWQHGATVAVLLAWLVVGLLVGVRTFRWRRRDDG, encoded by the coding sequence ATGACGGCCGTCGACCCCCGCCGCCCCGCCGACGCGCCCGCACGCGGACGCCTGCCCGGGGTGCTGCGGCTGGGCCTGTCCCGCACCTGGCTCGAGCTACGGCTGTTCTTCCGCGAGCGCGACGCCATCGTCTTCATCCTCGCCTACCCGGTGATCATGCTGGCGATCTTCTCGACGGTGTTCGGCCAGGACGGCAACCGGGTCGGCCCGCCGCCCGGCATCCCGTACGCGCAGTACTTCCTGCCCGGGATGGTCGCCACGGGCGTGATGCTGTCCAGCTTCCAGTCGGTCGCCCTGATGATCGCGACGGAGCGGGACGAGGGCGGGCTCAAGCGGCTCCGCGCCACCCCGTTGCCCGCGAGCGCGTACTTCCTCGGCAAAGTCGGGCAGGTGCTGGTGATCTCGATCGGGCAGACGGCGCTGCTGCTCCTGCTCGCGGCGACGGCGTTCGACGTGCCGATGCCGAGGGGCGGCGCGTGGCTCACCTTCGCGTGGGTGTTCGTGCTGGGCACCGCGACGGGGACTGTGTGCGGGGTCGCGTTCTCCTCGGCGCCGCGCTCCGGGCGCAGCGCCGCGGCGGTCGTCACTCCCATCGTGCTGGTGCTGCAATTCATCTCCGGGGTGTTCTTCGTGTTCAACGACCTCCCGGCGTGGATGCAGCAGGTGGCCTCGGTGTTCCCACTGAAGTGGATGGCACAGGGCATGCGCTCGGTGTTCCTGCCGGCGGAGGCCGAGTCCTTCGAGGTCGCCGGCTCCTGGCAGCACGGGGCGACGGTGGCTGTGCTGCTGGCGTGGCTGGTGGTGGGCCTGCTGGTCGGGGTGCGCACCTTCCGGTGGCGGCGGCGCGACGATGGGTGA
- the nusG gene encoding transcription termination/antitermination protein NusG: MSYESQEPEQGTAETELEDALASVEAVEAPAAGSADAVETVEAADESVTDEVEQADVEAEVEADVEEDPVAAFKAQLRTQPGDWYVIHSYAGYENRVKANLENRTQSLNMEDYIHQVEVPMEEVTEIKNAQRKVVRRVRIPGYVLVRMDLTDESWGAVRHTPGVTGFVGHTHQPVPLTLDEVFSMLAPTLEPAKTSAGGAATRAATEIKVDFTVGESVTVTDGPFDTLPATISEINPENQKLKVLVSIFGRETPVELSFSQVAKI, encoded by the coding sequence GTGTCGTACGAGTCGCAGGAACCCGAGCAGGGCACTGCCGAGACGGAGCTCGAGGACGCACTGGCGTCGGTCGAGGCGGTCGAGGCGCCCGCCGCAGGTTCTGCTGACGCCGTCGAGACCGTCGAGGCCGCTGACGAGAGCGTGACCGACGAGGTCGAGCAGGCGGACGTCGAGGCCGAGGTCGAGGCAGATGTCGAGGAGGACCCGGTCGCGGCCTTCAAGGCGCAGCTCCGGACGCAGCCGGGTGACTGGTACGTCATCCACTCCTACGCGGGCTACGAGAACCGGGTGAAGGCGAACCTGGAGAACCGGACCCAGAGCCTCAACATGGAGGACTACATCCACCAGGTCGAGGTGCCGATGGAGGAGGTCACGGAGATCAAGAACGCGCAGCGCAAGGTCGTGCGCCGCGTCCGGATCCCCGGGTACGTCCTCGTCCGCATGGACCTCACCGACGAGTCGTGGGGCGCCGTGCGCCACACGCCCGGCGTCACGGGCTTCGTGGGGCACACCCACCAGCCGGTGCCGCTGACCCTCGACGAGGTCTTCTCGATGCTGGCGCCCACGCTGGAGCCCGCCAAGACCTCGGCAGGCGGCGCCGCGACGCGGGCCGCGACCGAGATCAAGGTCGACTTCACGGTCGGCGAGTCGGTCACCGTCACGGACGGCCCGTTCGACACGCTGCCCGCGACGATCTCCGAGATCAACCCTGAGAACCAGAAGCTCAAGGTGCTCGTCTCCATCTTCGGCCGGGAGACCCCGGTCGAGCTGTCGTTCAGCCAGGTCGCCAAGATCTGA
- the secE gene encoding preprotein translocase subunit SecE, which translates to MSESAPAEASDAGGSAPRTDLPTPVRSDGPNRRGLFARIALFIRQVVAELKKVVRPTRSELVTYTGVVLVFVVIVMAFVTLVDLGVGEATFFIFGG; encoded by the coding sequence GTGAGCGAATCCGCACCTGCCGAGGCGTCCGACGCCGGCGGCTCCGCGCCGCGGACGGATCTGCCGACGCCGGTCCGTAGCGACGGTCCAAACCGTCGCGGCCTCTTCGCGCGCATCGCGCTCTTCATCCGCCAGGTGGTCGCGGAGCTCAAGAAGGTCGTGCGCCCGACGCGCTCGGAGCTCGTCACCTACACGGGCGTGGTGCTCGTGTTCGTCGTGATCGTGATGGCGTTCGTGACGTTGGTGGACCTCGGTGTCGGCGAGGCCACGTTCTTCATCTTCGGAGGCTGA
- the rpoB gene encoding DNA-directed RNA polymerase subunit beta produces MAASRTPSAPSADALAKRTASRRISFAKIHEPLEVPDLLGLQTENFDWLLGNEKWQARVATALEQGRQDVPETAGLEEIFEEISPIEDFGGSMSLSFREHRFEPPKYTAEECKEKDFTYAAPLFVTAEFVNYTTGEIKSQTVFMGDFPLMTERGTFIINGTERVVVSQLVRSPGVYFERTPDKTSDKDVFTAKIIPSRGAWLEFEIDKRDNVGVRIDRKRKQNATVLLKALGMSESEIREEFAGFPAVLDTLDKDHVTAEDEALLDLYRKIRPGEPPTIEAGRALIENFYFNPKRYDLAKVGRYKVNKKLGIDVPLRDSVLSRDDIVATIKYLAALHADVATIDGKRNGEPVAVRVETDDIDHFGNRRIRAVGELIQNQVRTGLSRMERVVRERMTTQDVEAITPQTLINIRPVVASIKEFFGTSQLSQFMDQNNPLAGLTHKRRLSALGPGGLSRDRAGMEVRDVHPSHYGRMCPIETPEGPNIGLIGSLATYGRINPFGFVETPYRKVVNGVVTDDVHYLTADDEDRYVIAQANAPLEANGKFAEDMVLVRRKGGEVEIVPGTAVDYMDISPRQMVSVATALIPFLEHDDANRALMGANMQRQAVPLVRSEAPLVGTGMEWRAAVDAGDVIVASKPGVVTEVSADLIVIANDDATTSTYRVAKFRRSNQGTSYNQRVLVDEGARVEKGSVLADGPATDEGELALGRNLLVAFMSWEGHNYEDAIILSQRLVQDDVLSSIHIEEHEVDARDTKLGPEEITRDIPNVSEEVLADLDERGIIRIGAEVGAGDILVGKVTPKGETELTPEERLLRAIFGEKAREVRDTSLKVPHGESGTVIEVRTFNREDGDELPAGVNELVRVYIAQRRKITDGDKLAGRHGNKGVISKILPVEDMPFLPDGTAVDIVLNPLGVPGRMNVGQVLETHLGWVAKQGWDIEIAEGDDLSWREGVPAIAAKSPAGNPVATPVFDGVPEGTLTGLLSSTLPNRDGERMVDGTGKARLFDGRSGEPFPDPVAVGYMYILKLHHLVDDKIHARSTGPYSMITQQPLGGKAQFGGQRFGEMEVWALEAYGAAYTLQELLTIKSDDVPGRVKVYEAIVKGENIPDSGIPESFKVLLKEMQSLCLNVEVLSSDGVSIDMKENDDEVYRAAEELGIDLSRRPNASNVEEI; encoded by the coding sequence TTGGCTGCCTCGCGCACCCCTTCTGCTCCGTCCGCCGACGCACTCGCGAAGCGCACCGCGTCGCGTCGCATCTCCTTCGCCAAGATCCACGAGCCCCTCGAGGTCCCCGACCTGCTCGGTCTCCAGACCGAGAACTTCGACTGGCTGCTCGGTAACGAGAAGTGGCAGGCCCGTGTGGCCACCGCTCTCGAGCAGGGACGTCAGGACGTCCCGGAGACCGCCGGTCTCGAGGAGATCTTCGAGGAGATCTCCCCCATCGAGGACTTCGGCGGCTCCATGTCGCTGTCCTTCCGCGAGCACCGCTTCGAGCCGCCGAAGTACACGGCCGAGGAGTGCAAGGAGAAGGACTTCACGTACGCCGCCCCGCTGTTCGTCACGGCGGAGTTCGTCAACTACACCACTGGCGAGATCAAGAGCCAGACGGTCTTCATGGGCGACTTCCCGCTCATGACGGAGCGTGGCACGTTCATCATCAACGGCACCGAGCGCGTCGTCGTCTCGCAGCTCGTCCGCTCGCCGGGCGTGTACTTCGAGCGCACCCCGGACAAGACCTCCGACAAGGACGTCTTCACCGCGAAGATCATCCCGAGCCGCGGCGCCTGGCTCGAGTTCGAGATCGACAAGCGCGACAACGTCGGTGTCCGCATCGACCGCAAGCGCAAGCAGAACGCCACGGTGCTGCTCAAGGCACTCGGCATGAGCGAGTCCGAGATCCGCGAGGAGTTCGCCGGGTTCCCGGCCGTGCTCGACACGCTGGACAAGGACCACGTCACGGCTGAGGACGAGGCCCTGCTCGACCTGTACCGCAAGATCCGCCCGGGCGAGCCGCCGACGATCGAGGCCGGCCGCGCGCTCATCGAGAACTTCTACTTCAACCCCAAGCGCTACGACCTCGCGAAGGTCGGCCGCTACAAGGTGAACAAGAAGCTCGGCATCGACGTGCCGCTGCGTGACTCGGTGCTCTCGCGCGACGACATCGTCGCGACGATCAAGTACCTCGCCGCGCTGCACGCCGACGTCGCCACGATCGACGGCAAGCGCAACGGCGAGCCCGTCGCGGTGCGCGTCGAGACGGACGACATCGACCACTTCGGCAACCGTCGCATCCGCGCGGTCGGCGAGCTCATCCAGAACCAGGTCCGCACGGGCCTGTCCCGGATGGAGCGCGTCGTGCGCGAGCGCATGACGACGCAGGACGTCGAGGCGATCACTCCGCAGACCCTGATCAACATCCGCCCGGTCGTGGCGTCGATCAAGGAGTTCTTCGGCACCTCGCAGCTCTCGCAGTTCATGGACCAGAACAACCCGCTCGCGGGGCTGACGCACAAGCGTCGTCTGTCCGCGCTGGGCCCGGGTGGTCTGTCCCGCGACCGCGCCGGCATGGAGGTCCGTGACGTCCACCCGTCGCACTACGGCCGCATGTGCCCGATCGAGACTCCTGAAGGCCCGAACATCGGCCTGATCGGCTCGCTCGCCACCTACGGGCGGATCAACCCGTTCGGCTTCGTCGAGACGCCGTACCGCAAGGTCGTCAACGGCGTCGTCACCGACGACGTGCACTACCTGACGGCTGACGACGAGGACCGCTACGTCATCGCCCAGGCGAACGCGCCGCTCGAGGCGAACGGCAAGTTCGCCGAGGACATGGTGCTCGTCCGCCGTAAGGGCGGCGAGGTCGAGATCGTCCCCGGCACCGCCGTGGACTACATGGACATCTCGCCGCGCCAGATGGTCTCGGTCGCGACCGCGCTCATCCCGTTCCTCGAGCACGACGACGCCAACCGCGCCCTCATGGGCGCGAACATGCAGCGCCAGGCCGTGCCGCTGGTCCGCTCCGAGGCGCCGCTGGTCGGCACCGGCATGGAGTGGCGCGCGGCGGTCGACGCCGGCGACGTCATCGTGGCCTCCAAGCCCGGTGTCGTCACCGAGGTCTCGGCCGACCTCATCGTGATCGCCAACGACGACGCGACGACGTCGACCTACCGGGTCGCGAAGTTCCGCCGCTCGAACCAGGGCACCTCCTACAACCAGCGCGTGCTGGTCGACGAGGGCGCGCGCGTCGAGAAGGGCTCGGTCCTCGCGGACGGCCCGGCGACGGACGAGGGCGAGCTCGCGCTCGGCCGCAACCTCCTCGTGGCGTTCATGTCGTGGGAGGGCCACAACTACGAGGACGCGATCATCCTCAGCCAGCGTCTCGTGCAGGACGACGTGCTCTCCTCGATCCACATCGAGGAGCACGAGGTCGACGCGCGCGACACCAAGCTGGGCCCGGAGGAGATCACGCGGGACATCCCGAACGTCTCCGAGGAGGTCCTCGCGGACCTGGACGAGCGCGGCATCATCCGCATCGGCGCCGAGGTCGGCGCGGGCGACATCCTGGTCGGGAAGGTCACGCCCAAGGGCGAGACCGAGCTGACCCCGGAGGAGCGCCTGCTCCGCGCCATCTTCGGCGAGAAGGCGCGCGAGGTCCGCGACACGTCGCTCAAGGTCCCGCACGGCGAGTCCGGCACGGTCATCGAGGTCCGCACGTTCAACCGCGAGGACGGCGACGAGCTGCCCGCCGGCGTGAACGAGCTGGTCCGGGTGTACATCGCCCAGCGACGCAAGATCACCGACGGTGACAAGCTCGCCGGCCGTCACGGCAACAAGGGCGTCATCTCGAAGATCCTGCCCGTCGAGGACATGCCGTTCCTCCCGGACGGCACCGCTGTCGACATCGTCCTCAACCCGCTCGGCGTGCCCGGCCGCATGAACGTCGGCCAGGTGCTCGAGACCCACCTCGGGTGGGTCGCCAAGCAGGGCTGGGACATCGAGATCGCCGAGGGCGACGACCTGTCGTGGCGCGAGGGCGTCCCGGCGATCGCCGCGAAGTCCCCGGCCGGCAACCCGGTCGCCACGCCGGTCTTCGACGGCGTCCCCGAGGGCACCCTCACGGGCCTGCTCTCCTCGACGCTGCCGAACCGCGACGGCGAGCGCATGGTCGACGGCACGGGCAAGGCCCGGCTGTTCGACGGCCGCTCCGGCGAGCCGTTCCCGGACCCGGTGGCCGTGGGCTACATGTACATCCTCAAGCTCCACCACCTCGTCGACGACAAGATCCACGCGCGCTCGACGGGCCCGTACTCGATGATCACGCAGCAGCCGCTGGGTGGTAAGGCGCAGTTCGGCGGCCAGCGTTTCGGCGAGATGGAGGTGTGGGCGCTCGAGGCGTACGGCGCCGCCTACACCCTGCAGGAGCTCCTGACCATCAAGTCGGACGACGTCCCCGGACGCGTCAAGGTCTACGAGGCGATCGTCAAGGGCGAGAACATCCCCGACTCGGGGATCCCGGAGTCCTTCAAGGTGCTCCTCAAGGAGATGCAGTCGCTCTGCCTGAACGTCGAGGTGCTGTCCTCGGACGGCGTCTCGATCGACATGAAGGAGAACGACGACGAGGTCTACCGCGCTGCGGAAGAGCTCGGCATCGACCTCTCCCGTCGGCCGAACGCCAGCAACGTCGAAGAGATCTGA
- a CDS encoding ABC transporter ATP-binding protein: MPASPLAVEVAGLRKRYGDRVAVDGLDLAVRRGEVFAVLGPNGAGKTTTVEILEGFRDRDAGHVSVLGQDPATAGREWRARIGVVLQEARDLSEATAEELVRHFAGYYPAPRDPDEVIDAVGLREKARTRVRLLSGGQRRRLDVALGIVGDPELLFLDEPTTGFDPQARRSFWSLVGGLRDQGTTVLLTTHYLDEAEHLADRVAVVRDGRILALDAPSELGGRAARRAVVRWVEDGEPREVRTDHPTRTVAELAARSGWPDAEIPGLQVLRPSLEDVYLGLIGDAAAAQDEEPVA; this comes from the coding sequence GTGCCGGCGAGCCCTCTGGCCGTCGAGGTCGCCGGGCTGCGCAAGCGCTACGGCGACCGCGTCGCGGTGGACGGGCTCGACCTCGCGGTCCGGCGCGGGGAGGTCTTCGCGGTGCTCGGCCCCAATGGCGCCGGCAAGACGACGACGGTCGAGATCCTCGAGGGGTTCCGCGACCGTGACGCCGGCCACGTGAGCGTGCTCGGGCAGGATCCCGCGACGGCGGGCCGCGAGTGGCGGGCCCGGATCGGCGTGGTGCTGCAGGAGGCGCGCGACCTGTCCGAGGCCACCGCCGAGGAGCTCGTGCGCCACTTCGCGGGCTACTACCCCGCGCCGCGGGACCCTGACGAGGTGATCGACGCCGTGGGCCTGCGCGAGAAGGCCCGCACCCGCGTCCGGCTGCTCTCCGGCGGTCAGCGCCGCAGGCTGGACGTCGCGCTGGGCATCGTCGGCGACCCGGAGCTGCTCTTCCTCGACGAGCCGACCACAGGTTTCGACCCGCAGGCCAGGCGCTCGTTCTGGAGCCTCGTCGGCGGACTTCGCGACCAGGGCACGACGGTGCTGCTCACCACCCACTACCTGGACGAGGCGGAGCACCTGGCCGACCGGGTGGCCGTGGTGCGCGACGGCCGAATCCTGGCCCTCGACGCCCCTTCCGAGCTGGGTGGGCGCGCCGCGCGCCGCGCCGTCGTGCGGTGGGTCGAGGACGGTGAGCCCCGCGAGGTCCGCACCGACCACCCCACGCGGACCGTCGCCGAGCTCGCCGCCCGCTCGGGCTGGCCCGACGCCGAGATCCCGGGCCTCCAGGTGCTGCGCCCCAGCCTCGAGGACGTGTACCTGGGCCTGATCGGCGACGCCGCGGCGGCCCAGGACGAGGAGCCTGTCGCATGA
- the rplL gene encoding 50S ribosomal protein L7/L12, whose amino-acid sequence MAKLTTDELISAFKELTLIELSEFVKAFEETFEVTAAAPVAVAAAPAAGGGEAAAEEEKDEFDVVLEAAGEKKIQVIKEVRALTSLGLKEAKDLVDGAPKAVLEGVNKEAAEKAKAALEGAGATVTLK is encoded by the coding sequence ATGGCGAAGCTCACGACTGACGAGCTCATCAGCGCATTCAAGGAGCTCACGCTCATCGAGCTCTCCGAGTTCGTGAAGGCCTTCGAGGAGACCTTCGAGGTCACCGCCGCCGCTCCGGTCGCGGTTGCCGCTGCTCCCGCCGCCGGTGGCGGCGAGGCCGCTGCCGAGGAGGAGAAGGACGAGTTCGACGTCGTCCTCGAGGCCGCTGGCGAGAAGAAGATCCAGGTCATCAAGGAGGTGCGTGCCCTCACGAGCCTCGGCCTGAAGGAGGCCAAGGACCTCGTTGACGGCGCCCCCAAGGCCGTCCTGGAGGGTGTCAACAAGGAGGCCGCCGAGAAGGCCAAGGCCGCTCTCGAGGGCGCTGGCGCCACCGTCACCCTCAAGTGA